The Candidatus Melainabacteria bacterium genome includes a region encoding these proteins:
- a CDS encoding glycosyltransferase family 2 protein: protein MPQISVVIPAYNEERRLPSTLESVHAFLKEHYEQFEIIIVDDGSSDQTIDIVDSFAKHHEGIRLLTYAPNQGKGYAIRTGVMQASGDLILINDADGSSPIAEVLLLQQAITNGADVAIGSRNKPDPQRVVVADLHRKYIGNTFNMIVQTLLLPGIYDTQCGFKLFKRSVAHDIFRVSQLNGFAFDVEILYIARLRKYKIAELAINWNNVAGSKVNVILDSMGMLLQVLGIRQRAWLGSYKKTVSDAVPPLPLKTRPAPSENQSGGDHDHAHCSDPSHHHPAPSSPDITPSQPESK, encoded by the coding sequence ATGCCACAGATCTCGGTAGTCATTCCTGCTTACAACGAAGAACGTCGTCTCCCCTCGACTCTGGAATCCGTTCACGCCTTCCTGAAAGAGCACTACGAGCAGTTCGAAATCATCATCGTCGATGACGGAAGCAGCGACCAGACCATCGATATCGTCGACTCATTTGCCAAGCACCACGAAGGAATCAGGTTGCTAACTTATGCGCCAAATCAGGGCAAAGGTTATGCGATTCGGACCGGTGTAATGCAGGCGAGCGGCGACTTGATTTTGATTAACGATGCTGATGGCAGCTCGCCAATCGCCGAAGTACTTCTTCTTCAGCAAGCAATCACAAATGGTGCAGACGTGGCTATTGGTTCTAGAAACAAGCCTGATCCACAGCGGGTTGTCGTTGCGGATCTCCATAGAAAATACATCGGCAACACTTTCAACATGATCGTTCAAACCCTATTGCTGCCGGGCATTTACGATACACAATGCGGTTTTAAGCTGTTCAAAAGATCCGTAGCACACGACATTTTCAGAGTCTCTCAGCTGAACGGCTTCGCCTTCGATGTCGAAATTCTCTACATTGCCCGGCTGCGCAAATACAAAATCGCCGAGCTGGCAATCAATTGGAACAACGTCGCCGGCTCAAAAGTAAACGTCATCCTGGACTCCATGGGAATGTTGTTACAGGTACTGGGTATAAGACAGAGAGCCTGGTTGGGAAGTTACAAGAAAACGGTATCAGATGCGGTTCCACCGCTGCCGCTCAAAACGCGACCGGCGCCATCTGAGAACCAATCTGGAGGCGACCACGATCATGCACACTGCAGCGATCCGTCACACCACCATCCAGCTCCATCTTCGCCTGACATAACGCCAAGCCAACCGGAATCGAAATGA
- a CDS encoding amino acid permease codes for MQNETTQHDTELSKLGYAQELFRTMGGFSNFAIGFSVVSVLTGAITLYDFGLRFGGPAEMTFGWPIVNCFTMFVVLSMAELASSLPTSGAMYHWSCKIGGKGWGWFTAWFVITGYVTALAGIDYGCAQFLMPMIGLHSNQMNLLTLYAVLLISHGLINQFGIKLIAWLNDFSVTVHIIGLAVLVGALLLFAPKQPITFLLNTTSSSPNNLPYWCAFIFGLLQAQWTLSGYDSSASVSEETVDANTSVPWGMVIAVAASGFVGYIMLLSLTLSIHDINGVLTAQDAGGNSIPTVVAILVHALGATAGKAVSVLAAMAMWFCGLGAVTGCSRVIYAFSRDGGMPFSNQLKKVQSEHQTPVAAIWTTVSAAFAAAIYSGAYEVVTSISVMCLYFAYIAPVFLSWKNRKKKPLQKGPWHLGPYSSSINLIAIIWTVFITTVVSLANDYKAGKTMVGLILLLSMWYHFRERHRYSGPLWLRDEQPGDRTG; via the coding sequence TTGCAAAACGAAACTACTCAGCACGATACCGAGCTCAGCAAACTTGGCTACGCGCAAGAGTTGTTTCGCACCATGGGCGGTTTCTCGAACTTCGCCATAGGCTTCTCGGTAGTTTCGGTTTTGACCGGCGCGATCACGCTCTATGACTTCGGCTTGAGATTCGGCGGACCAGCTGAAATGACCTTTGGCTGGCCGATCGTCAATTGCTTCACCATGTTTGTTGTCTTGAGCATGGCAGAACTGGCATCGTCACTGCCGACTTCGGGCGCCATGTATCACTGGTCGTGCAAGATAGGCGGAAAAGGCTGGGGCTGGTTCACAGCCTGGTTCGTGATTACAGGCTACGTTACCGCGCTCGCGGGCATCGACTACGGTTGCGCCCAGTTCTTGATGCCCATGATTGGACTGCATTCAAATCAAATGAATTTGCTCACTCTGTACGCGGTTCTATTGATCAGCCATGGACTGATCAATCAATTCGGAATCAAATTAATCGCCTGGTTGAACGACTTCAGCGTCACTGTACATATCATCGGTTTAGCCGTTCTGGTCGGGGCTTTGCTTCTATTTGCGCCCAAGCAGCCAATAACTTTTCTGCTCAACACAACTTCGTCTTCACCCAACAACTTACCTTACTGGTGCGCTTTCATATTCGGATTGCTGCAAGCACAGTGGACACTCTCTGGATACGACTCATCGGCCAGCGTCTCTGAAGAAACGGTAGACGCGAACACTTCGGTGCCCTGGGGAATGGTCATCGCCGTCGCCGCTTCAGGTTTCGTAGGTTACATCATGTTGCTTTCATTGACACTTTCCATACACGACATCAACGGCGTGCTTACAGCCCAAGATGCAGGAGGCAACTCCATTCCAACAGTCGTAGCGATACTCGTTCACGCGCTCGGTGCAACTGCAGGGAAAGCAGTGTCGGTGCTTGCAGCAATGGCAATGTGGTTTTGTGGGTTGGGCGCGGTAACCGGCTGCTCGCGAGTGATATATGCGTTTTCGAGAGACGGCGGCATGCCCTTTTCAAATCAGCTAAAGAAAGTGCAATCAGAACATCAAACGCCCGTTGCAGCCATCTGGACAACAGTGAGCGCCGCATTCGCAGCTGCTATTTACAGTGGTGCCTATGAAGTTGTCACTTCAATCAGCGTCATGTGCTTGTACTTCGCATACATCGCTCCGGTGTTTCTATCCTGGAAAAATCGAAAGAAAAAACCGCTGCAGAAAGGTCCGTGGCACCTGGGACCATATTCATCAAGCATCAATCTAATCGCCATAATCTGGACCGTGTTCATCACTACTGTTGTCAGCCTGGCCAATGATTACAAAGCAGGCAAGACAATGGTCGGATTGATTCTGCTCCTATCGATGTGGTATCACTTCCGCGAGCGACACCGCTATTCTGGTCCGCTCTGGCTGCGGGATGAACAACCTGGCGATAGAACAGGTTGA
- a CDS encoding NUDIX domain-containing protein, with the protein MNRRASSRLLVLDPDNRLLLFRYSYSRGCLAGQNYWATPGGALEPGESFEDAAKRELFEETGIADATIGVEVARREFEMQLPDGEIVMADERLYLARVTETSLSRENWTTMEQEVMTEYRWWTHEELSKTTETVYPENICEMVYKRDS; encoded by the coding sequence ATGAACAGGCGAGCATCGTCTCGATTGTTGGTGCTTGATCCCGACAACCGTTTGTTGCTGTTTCGCTATTCCTATTCGCGCGGATGCCTTGCCGGTCAAAATTATTGGGCTACACCAGGAGGCGCGCTCGAGCCCGGTGAGTCATTCGAAGATGCGGCAAAGCGCGAGCTGTTCGAAGAGACTGGTATCGCGGATGCCACCATTGGAGTTGAGGTGGCGCGACGCGAATTCGAGATGCAATTGCCAGACGGTGAAATCGTTATGGCAGACGAAAGACTGTATTTGGCCCGTGTAACCGAAACATCGTTATCCAGGGAGAACTGGACAACGATGGAACAGGAGGTTATGACGGAATATCGGTGGTGGACCCATGAGGAATTATCCAAAACGACCGAGACCGTCTACCCTGAGAATATTTGCGAGATGGTATATAAGCGCGATTCTTGA
- a CDS encoding ACT domain-containing protein → MPAYTKNALDEIAQSNFEIQPGKYVYAKVAAVSADDSHFLISRDADEITVVTTEDRLGSLQLIERNKDLYKLIALNVSVPFYSVGFIATVCDALASAGLNVLVVSTFSRDYIMVRVDLIERAAAILLSLGFEEL, encoded by the coding sequence ATGCCCGCCTATACAAAAAACGCGCTCGACGAAATTGCTCAAAGTAACTTTGAGATTCAGCCGGGCAAGTATGTTTACGCTAAAGTGGCCGCGGTGTCAGCTGATGACTCGCATTTTTTGATTTCGCGAGATGCAGATGAAATAACAGTCGTTACTACTGAGGATCGATTGGGTTCACTGCAATTGATTGAACGAAACAAAGACTTATACAAATTGATTGCGCTCAATGTTTCGGTGCCGTTTTATTCAGTTGGATTTATTGCCACCGTATGTGATGCACTGGCGAGCGCCGGTTTGAATGTGTTGGTCGTTTCTACATTTTCTCGCGATTACATTATGGTGCGCGTCGATTTGATTGAAAGAGCCGCGGCGATCCTACTGTCACTGGGTTTCGAAGAATTGTAG
- a CDS encoding inositol monophosphatase — MTVSKAKAAAFSAALQAGKYIKERRGKIKKIDYKGAFNIVTDVDKASEKMILEILKADFPDDSYVAEEGGGHEASKTNRRWYVDPLDGTTNFTHSYPFFCVSIGMEEAGQMMLGVVYNPIADELFYAERGKGAFLNDEPISVSGIGELNHSLLATGFPPDTGIGQPHNNMVPFTTLTNLSHGVRRDGSAALDLCFVACGRLEGFWELKLAPWDIAAGSLIVEEAGGRVSDLADGPLDMPTGHILATNKLIHAEVVAEMKKLDLK; from the coding sequence GTGACAGTAAGCAAGGCGAAGGCGGCGGCTTTCAGTGCGGCGCTGCAGGCGGGCAAGTACATCAAGGAACGCCGCGGCAAGATCAAAAAGATCGATTACAAGGGCGCCTTTAACATCGTCACCGATGTGGATAAAGCATCTGAAAAGATGATTCTTGAAATCCTCAAGGCAGACTTTCCTGATGACAGTTATGTGGCGGAAGAGGGTGGCGGTCATGAGGCGTCAAAGACCAACCGGCGCTGGTACGTCGACCCCCTCGATGGCACGACGAACTTTACCCACAGCTATCCATTCTTTTGCGTGTCTATCGGTATGGAAGAAGCTGGTCAGATGATGCTGGGTGTGGTCTACAACCCGATTGCCGATGAACTTTTCTACGCAGAACGCGGCAAAGGTGCGTTTTTGAATGACGAACCAATTTCAGTTTCAGGCATTGGCGAACTTAATCACAGCTTGCTGGCGACAGGCTTTCCGCCTGATACCGGAATTGGGCAGCCTCACAACAACATGGTGCCATTCACGACTTTGACGAATTTGTCTCATGGTGTGCGAAGAGATGGGTCGGCAGCATTGGACTTGTGTTTTGTAGCGTGCGGACGATTGGAAGGATTCTGGGAGCTGAAGTTGGCTCCGTGGGACATTGCCGCCGGTAGTTTGATTGTCGAAGAGGCGGGCGGCAGAGTCTCTGACCTGGCCGACGGTCCGCTCGACATGCCGACTGGACACATTCTGGCAACGAATAAACTTATTCATGCCGAAGTTGTTGCAGAAATGAAGAAGTTGGATTTGAAGTAA
- a CDS encoding isoleucine--tRNA ligase — MTDKYPLNLPQTDFPMKANSATREVETQKFWDENKVYEKSLEKRKASDKFVLHDGPPYLSSAKIHIGTALNKILKDIVTKYKAQRGFYAPYVPGYDSHGLPIETAVLKEVKGGRAALTPVELRRRCRDFALGNLKGQEANFRRLGVWGNWANPYITLDKKFEAAQIRVFGKMATAGYLYKGLKSVSWCPNCETALAEAEVEYADHVSNSIYVKFNVDENSREKLPSFVPSGAEVNFVIWTTTPWTLPANLGVALHPEFEYQFLQSTSDGVLVVATQLKDDFVNKVGLDASSLKLLGTAKGKELEFVLTRHPFMDRPSMVILGEHVTAEAGTGVVHTAPGHGPEDFEIGHKYKLGVLSPVDGRGIFTSEAGKFAGERFDKSNLPIVEYLKELGKLLHHSTYSHSYPHCWRCKKPLIFRATEQWFASVDGCRKEALAAIDTVQWIPASGRNRIYTMVENRNDWCISRQRAWGVPIPVFYCKNCGKHLMTAQSIERVAAVFAVEGSDSWWEQEASHFLGGNFPCATCGGTEYTKETDIMDVWFDSGSTHAAVLDAREDELRGSPCEMYLEGSDQHRGWFQSSLLTSVATQNRAPYKTVLTHGFVVDENGKKMSKSVGNVVDPDDVIKQYGADVLRLWVASVNYTDDIPIGKNMLAQLAEVYRKLRNTARYLLGNLYDFDPAKDRVPLSELSKLDAFVLHRLYELVTGVTEDFDRYEFFKYYQLLQNFCVVDLSSFYFDIVKDRLYVTAPKSVERRSVQTVLEQVLQVLVRLLVPVTPHLAEDIWQHTPERLRKASTNDMSVLLSDFPVPDVKEHNQFLDDFWTEVIPVRNTVNKALEQARGEKKIGKSVEAKVLLHFDKPELAEKVASLGKTLPSIFIVSQAEVTNASDSNGTNGGNGKEHAHAPLAEVNENGVKVTVLKAEGEKCARCWKYSTKVGADKTYSDVCDECADALPQFA; from the coding sequence ATGACTGACAAATACCCACTTAATTTGCCGCAAACGGACTTTCCGATGAAGGCAAACAGTGCCACAAGAGAAGTTGAAACGCAGAAATTCTGGGACGAAAACAAGGTTTATGAAAAGAGCCTTGAAAAGAGAAAAGCGTCCGACAAGTTTGTGCTGCACGACGGACCTCCTTACCTGAGTTCAGCCAAGATCCACATCGGCACGGCGCTAAACAAGATTCTTAAAGACATCGTCACCAAGTACAAGGCGCAGAGAGGCTTTTACGCCCCCTATGTGCCTGGTTACGACAGCCACGGTCTGCCGATCGAAACAGCGGTACTGAAGGAAGTTAAAGGCGGCAGAGCGGCGCTCACGCCTGTTGAACTGCGGAGACGCTGCCGAGATTTCGCCCTTGGCAATTTGAAAGGTCAGGAAGCTAACTTCAGACGCCTGGGCGTTTGGGGCAATTGGGCAAACCCTTACATCACGCTCGACAAGAAATTCGAAGCTGCGCAAATCCGCGTATTCGGAAAAATGGCGACAGCCGGCTACCTGTACAAAGGACTGAAATCGGTTTCCTGGTGCCCAAACTGCGAAACAGCTCTTGCAGAAGCCGAAGTCGAGTACGCCGATCATGTCTCCAACTCTATCTACGTCAAGTTCAACGTTGATGAGAATTCCCGGGAGAAACTGCCGAGCTTTGTTCCATCAGGCGCAGAAGTAAACTTCGTAATCTGGACGACGACACCGTGGACGCTACCAGCGAACCTCGGGGTAGCCTTGCATCCTGAATTCGAGTATCAGTTTTTGCAGAGCACCAGTGATGGTGTGCTCGTCGTAGCAACACAGCTAAAAGACGATTTCGTCAACAAAGTCGGTCTCGATGCGTCCAGCTTGAAGTTGCTGGGCACTGCTAAAGGAAAAGAGCTTGAATTCGTACTGACACGACACCCATTCATGGACAGACCGAGTATGGTCATCCTGGGCGAGCACGTCACAGCAGAAGCAGGTACTGGTGTTGTGCATACAGCGCCAGGACATGGTCCTGAAGACTTTGAAATCGGGCACAAATACAAATTGGGAGTTCTCTCTCCAGTTGATGGTCGCGGCATATTCACATCGGAAGCCGGCAAATTCGCCGGTGAACGTTTCGACAAATCCAATCTTCCCATCGTCGAGTACTTGAAGGAACTGGGCAAACTCCTGCACCACTCAACCTACTCACACAGCTATCCGCACTGCTGGCGGTGCAAAAAGCCACTCATATTTAGAGCCACCGAACAGTGGTTTGCCTCAGTAGATGGATGCAGGAAAGAAGCCCTGGCAGCGATAGACACGGTGCAGTGGATTCCGGCATCTGGTCGCAACCGCATCTACACGATGGTCGAGAATCGCAACGATTGGTGTATCAGCCGCCAGAGAGCCTGGGGTGTTCCAATCCCGGTCTTCTACTGCAAAAACTGCGGTAAACACCTGATGACCGCTCAGAGCATCGAGCGGGTCGCTGCCGTATTCGCAGTTGAAGGAAGCGATTCATGGTGGGAGCAGGAAGCATCGCATTTCCTGGGCGGCAATTTCCCCTGCGCCACATGTGGTGGCACCGAGTACACCAAAGAGACAGATATCATGGATGTCTGGTTTGACTCAGGCTCAACGCACGCTGCCGTGCTCGATGCCAGAGAGGATGAATTACGCGGTTCGCCGTGCGAGATGTATCTGGAAGGAAGCGACCAGCACCGCGGCTGGTTCCAATCGTCCTTGCTCACATCAGTAGCAACGCAAAATCGAGCACCATACAAAACTGTACTGACTCACGGTTTCGTCGTTGACGAAAACGGCAAAAAGATGTCCAAATCGGTGGGCAACGTTGTCGACCCTGATGACGTGATCAAGCAGTACGGCGCCGATGTGCTGCGTCTCTGGGTGGCATCGGTCAACTACACAGACGACATACCGATCGGTAAAAACATGCTCGCTCAGTTAGCTGAGGTCTATCGCAAACTGCGGAACACCGCCAGATATCTGCTCGGCAACCTTTATGACTTCGACCCGGCAAAAGACAGAGTGCCACTCAGTGAGCTGTCGAAGTTGGATGCGTTCGTTCTGCATCGCCTCTACGAACTGGTCACTGGAGTAACCGAAGACTTCGATCGCTACGAATTTTTCAAGTATTATCAACTGCTTCAAAACTTCTGCGTCGTCGATCTTTCCAGCTTTTACTTCGACATCGTCAAGGACAGGCTCTACGTAACAGCTCCTAAATCTGTTGAACGCAGAAGCGTGCAGACAGTTCTCGAGCAAGTGTTGCAGGTACTGGTGCGTCTGCTCGTGCCAGTCACGCCGCACTTAGCGGAGGATATCTGGCAACATACGCCCGAGAGATTGAGAAAAGCCAGCACCAACGATATGAGCGTCTTGCTTTCCGACTTCCCAGTGCCCGATGTGAAGGAGCACAATCAGTTCCTCGATGATTTCTGGACTGAGGTGATACCGGTGCGCAACACTGTCAACAAGGCGCTTGAACAGGCCCGGGGCGAAAAGAAAATCGGCAAATCTGTAGAAGCGAAAGTTTTACTCCACTTCGATAAACCCGAACTGGCGGAGAAAGTTGCTTCTCTTGGAAAGACACTGCCCTCGATATTTATTGTGTCGCAGGCAGAAGTCACCAATGCATCTGATTCGAATGGCACAAACGGCGGCAACGGCAAGGAACACGCCCATGCTCCGCTTGCTGAAGTGAATGAGAATGGGGTGAAGGTGACTGTGCTCAAAGCCGAGGGCGAAAAATGCGCACGTTGCTGGAAGTATTCCACCAAAGTCGGAGCAGACAAAACCTACAGCGATGTCTGTGACGAATGCGCCGATGCGTTGCCACAGTTCGCATAG
- a CDS encoding GyrI-like domain-containing protein: protein MGLGLNEKYDSLIFPATHYVYIEKIGPFQETAPKAWQEIHQFKEAIASLGGSITGVFSMYKVESQLYRAGFAVAEKPTLSLPEPVRYTYFEGGSYLRFVLTGSYMQLPKACGRVFEIVKKSRLETSDNFYLENYVNDPYITPESELKTEILIPTTQASVSAL from the coding sequence ATGGGCCTGGGCCTTAATGAGAAGTATGATTCTCTAATTTTTCCTGCTACGCATTACGTCTATATAGAGAAAATTGGTCCATTTCAAGAAACGGCACCAAAAGCTTGGCAAGAGATACATCAATTCAAAGAAGCGATCGCTAGCCTCGGCGGTTCGATTACTGGCGTTTTTTCAATGTATAAAGTGGAGTCTCAACTTTATCGAGCCGGTTTCGCAGTTGCAGAAAAGCCGACTCTCTCTCTGCCGGAGCCTGTCAGATATACATATTTTGAAGGCGGATCTTACCTGCGATTTGTTTTGACCGGTTCGTATATGCAGTTGCCGAAAGCTTGCGGCCGAGTGTTTGAGATCGTTAAGAAGTCGCGCCTTGAAACATCGGACAATTTCTACCTGGAAAATTACGTCAACGATCCGTACATAACACCCGAGAGTGAGTTGAAGACGGAAATATTGATACCAACTACTCAAGCAAGTGTGTCCGCGCTGTAG
- a CDS encoding acyltransferase has translation MPASKIWWTELDGLRALAFFLVFYSHTTGLFLRQSPGHNAVLNFLSAFDQKLLQWGWTGVDLFFVMSAFLITSLLLSERKRCDSVSLKNFLTRRVLRIWPLYITYLTLAYFVIYPLVTALQVKVGIPLSHEQLTTSGDFWLAFFVFLGNYAIMFHGELVGIINPLWSLCIEEQFYLLWGSLMSFFKSTRVLVALLVVALIAGVIIRASMFSFFPKNYFAIYMNGPARMDSILGGCLAAFFWQSHSKWLQNNRVVQIGLFCISLLSILSVLAFAPRMESCDISLIWVFSVIAVAWTSLLLSTLSFAPVQKFFRAPLLVHIGKLTYGMYIFHVASILSSIMICRLVFHIQSRVSYVAACWVMGLSITYVLARLSWRYLESPFLRLKEKFNQPVRADSKEVAVTVSS, from the coding sequence GTGCCAGCTTCGAAGATCTGGTGGACCGAGCTAGACGGTTTACGCGCGCTCGCCTTCTTTCTGGTCTTCTACAGTCACACGACCGGGCTATTTTTGAGGCAGAGTCCCGGGCATAACGCTGTTCTCAATTTCCTGTCTGCATTTGATCAGAAGCTCTTGCAGTGGGGGTGGACTGGCGTCGATCTGTTTTTCGTTATGAGCGCTTTTCTTATCACGTCACTATTATTGAGTGAGCGAAAACGCTGTGATAGTGTCAGTTTGAAGAATTTTCTGACCAGGCGCGTTTTGCGCATCTGGCCGCTCTATATCACTTATCTGACTCTGGCCTATTTTGTCATCTATCCGTTAGTTACCGCGTTGCAAGTGAAGGTCGGAATTCCGCTCAGCCATGAGCAATTGACGACCAGCGGCGATTTTTGGCTGGCATTTTTTGTCTTTCTTGGAAATTACGCAATCATGTTTCACGGCGAGCTGGTCGGCATAATCAATCCCCTCTGGAGTCTGTGCATAGAAGAGCAGTTCTACCTGCTCTGGGGCAGTTTGATGTCGTTTTTCAAAAGCACTCGCGTCCTCGTCGCATTGCTCGTGGTGGCACTAATAGCTGGTGTCATAATTAGAGCTTCAATGTTCTCTTTCTTTCCCAAGAATTATTTTGCCATCTACATGAACGGACCGGCGAGAATGGATTCAATTTTGGGTGGCTGCCTGGCTGCGTTTTTCTGGCAGTCGCATAGCAAGTGGTTGCAGAATAATCGTGTCGTGCAAATTGGATTGTTTTGTATTTCGCTGCTTTCCATTTTATCAGTGTTGGCTTTCGCACCTAGAATGGAGAGCTGTGACATCTCCTTGATTTGGGTATTCAGTGTGATTGCTGTGGCCTGGACTTCGCTTTTACTTTCTACTCTGTCGTTTGCGCCGGTGCAGAAGTTCTTCCGTGCACCGCTGCTAGTGCACATTGGCAAACTTACTTACGGTATGTACATTTTTCACGTCGCATCAATACTCTCGTCGATAATGATCTGCCGACTTGTGTTCCATATACAGTCGAGAGTATCGTATGTGGCGGCGTGCTGGGTTATGGGGCTTTCAATCACATACGTGCTTGCCAGACTCTCCTGGCGCTATTTGGAAAGTCCGTTTCTTCGGTTGAAGGAAAAGTTCAATCAGCCTGTCAGAGCTGATTCAAAAGAAGTTGCGGTTACGGTTTCTTCTTAG